The following nucleotide sequence is from Penaeus monodon isolate SGIC_2016 chromosome 29, NSTDA_Pmon_1, whole genome shotgun sequence.
TGAACTTCCAGATACCATGATACTCTGCGGACGTCTGTGAATACATTAGTTGCAAATGAACATGTCaggtaaagtaaaatatatatttgtgttccaGGGATTTGTTTATGGGGATTACGGATGAGTAATTTGCGTGTCAAAGCAATTACTTGACATCTTTGAAAGAGACNNNNNNNNNNNNNNNNNNNNNNNNNNNNNNNNNNAATATATATGTACATTNNNNNNNNNNNNNNNNNNNNNNNNNNNNNNNNNNNNNNNNNNNNNNNNNNNNNNNNNNNNNNNNNNNNNNNNNNNNNNNNNNNNNNNNNNNNNNNNNNNNNNNNNNNNNNNNNNNNNNNNNNNNNNNNNNNNNNNNNNNNNNNNNNNNNNNNNNNNNNNNTGTAAAAGGACAGAGTAGCTCCCGCGCCCAAAGAAGTAAACCCGTAACCTTTGTCGCAATATCCTAACCTTAGCTCATTTTGCCTTTTCCAATTTGcttaataaatgaagaaattggCGTAATGGCCTTGGATTAAAAAAATCCGATTATTCCCTCCAATATGCTGAAGAACACAAAGTGACTCTGTTCCCGGTGTTATTACTAAGCATCCTTTACCTTATGAGATCAAAGGGTTTATCATTGACGTTATTAATCTAATCAGACTTCCATTTGTAAAGGAAAGACACTAAAATGCGTTTAAATAACACCTGCTTCGTAACCTTATAATTACCATAAAGAAAGAATAAGTCATTATTACCCTCCCGTTCTCGTTACGTAAGACAAAAGAGAGCGGGGATaatcaaaaccatatatataatattctcagGGCCATTCTATCTCATATTTTTGTCCTAATTCTGTGTAATTTGGCGAGATTGTTCGCCGAGAGTAATAGCCAAGGAGAACCCCTCTTTATGCAACGCTGTCAGGACTCCCCTCCGCACATTACGCCGACTCCATCCCCGCCCTTAATATAATTTGCAGTATCAAAGGGGCCACCGTCAGCGCCAGAGCCTGACCTTGTCTCCGGCGAACCAGGGCCTGCTGCCGAGGAAGTCCGAGTACTGTTTCATCTTGGCGGGGAGGGACGCGGTGTAGGAGTCCTTCTGATCCTGTTGGAGGGATTGTTGGAGATCATTATTTGGGATTACGAACGTGGTTAGTAAAGATTAGTATTAGGAATTGCTAACGTGATTATTAAAGACTATTATATCAGTAACGGTTATTGAAGATTATTAGGATGGCGAACGTGGTTAGTTAAGATTATTATTAGGAAATACTAAAGTGATTATTGAAgactattatattactaatttttttgGGTTCGTGGTNNNNNNNNNNNNNNNNNNNNNNNNNNNNNNNNNNNNNNNNNNNNNNNNNNNNNNNNNNNNNNNNNNNNNNNNNNNNNNNTTGGGATTACGGGCTAACGTGATTATTTAAGATTTTTCTCAGGAATTGCTAACGTGAGAAAGAGTATTACTAGGAACTATTAACGCTGAGTTACATTTCCGTCCATATGCCTATCCACATGTTCTTAACTTTACAAAAATACGTAAATACATTTGCGGATtagcaaatatttaaaaaaaatacacctaGCGACTCCTTACGTAGTGTTCGTAGGTGACGTCAAAGAAAGCGTTTTGCATGTCTGCCAGCTGGTATTCGAGCATATCCGTCCTGATGACTTCCTCCGGCGTGGTGCCACACAGGTCATGCTTCCGTGCCAGGTAGCGCATGATGGCTTTGCTCTGCGATATCTTTACGTCTCCGTCGATGTAGTAAGGCAGCTGCCAGAAGATGGAGAAGTTAGAAagaggtaatctttctctctcactcaggTAGATGGATTATAAATGAGAGGATTGTAGAATAAATGATAGACAGTGGGTGTGGGAGTAAATGcctgaaagaaagagtaagagaatgaaagagttagagaggaaaatgataagagagagTAAGATTGATTCACACTGAAATCATATTAAAATCAATTgcttttttattactgataagccttcgttttatatataacttcattaatttatttcctGAGCCTGCTCGGCATTCTCCTACATactaaaatataaacaacacagcTTTACACGAACTGATCCAAGCAAAGATTTAATTagaacatacatatgcatggcTTTCTCCGTATCTCCATAACCTGACCCTGAATTAATAACTGGGATGTTCTTTCCCATCCAATAGAAATTACGGAATCAAGTTCATATTTCCGGCTCAGCCTAGTTTGGCTATTTGAGGCTTTCTTGAGCTTTTGAAACGTTGAGATCAACTGTGCAGTAGGTATTTCTCATAAAGCTGCCCTGTGATCATGCAGTTTGCGTGTGCTAGTTCCTCGTTTTAATCTGTATTGACTACCACTGATATAATAGTTAATTATGCATGAAAGAGATAACAATGGTCCGTATGAAATTAATTTAAGGAACCTCGCAGAATACAAAGCACACCCATTTCGAACCGGTCGATTTACAATTTCGAGCGACGCAACATATCCCACTCTAAGAACACGATTTCATTGACAGTGAAGCAACAGTGCAAGCGCCTTCTTGCAAACCGCATTATGTCACAACAGCTCTTCTTGCATGGAACCGAGTTCATCCTAACTAAGGCTGCCAGTAAGATAGCTGAAATGTCAACGTTTGGCAGAAGAGGGAACTTCCcgtcaaggtctatataagtaattACATAGACGTTGTTTGAAATGCTGTGTGCGAATTGGGGCCAGTGGAAAGTCCGTTCTTTTTTTACCTCTGAACCAACCACACTCTCTTCACCACCAGGACTCTTCTTGTTCCTCGATAACACTAACCTGTCTCTCGTTTAACTCACATTTGGGAAAGCGAGGCCGAGCTTGAACTTGACGGAGAGCCATTCACTCTTGTCGTAAGCTGGGGCGTCGCCGACAGGGTAGAACTTCTCCTCGTACTCAGTGCCCGTGTACTTCAGCATCAGTCGAATCGCCTGGCAGAGCTGAAAAGAGGACACAGGTGACTGAgagaagatatttaaaaaaaaaaaaactttgttcatTACCTCTTATCCTTCGACATCTAAAAATATTTCTCTGTTAATGTTCTTTACGTGATGTTCTCTAACGCTTTAGGCCTCCGTGAATGTGTATACTGTACCGTTTAGTTAGTATTGAAAAACAATGGTAAATCAATAGATAGACCTCCCGCCATTCATGCCAGCTTGGTCCTGTGAACACATTTGGTAAACAGTGAAATGAAACAGCTTTTTTTCGTGTGGTCTTGTCCATTTCATCTCGGCACACACATTGCTGCGTTCGTGTTTGTTCATACAGTAAACGAACCATGTATGATGAAACACCAAATTCCCGCACGTTTAATGCATAAAAAATTACAGGTGGATATCTATTTCACCCagtttacttttttatatctgcATTAACCTTGGACTTTTAAAAGGAAGTTGTCTAAAGAATAACTCATGGTCAAAATCTCAGATACCTTTACGCCTAGTTAATTCTTCCCGCTCCATTGGCTCAGAATAATCTTCATTAAATATTTCGTCACATCATATACTTTTCTTCGATAAGGATAACTTACGTCTCGAGATGTAGTGGCTATGATGTAAATTTTGAAAATGTGAGGTCTGCCTATTTTACCAAATTATTTAGTTAAATGAGAGCGTCATGTTTGTAGCACAGTCGCTCAACCTTCCCTCTACCTTCATTTNNNNNNNNNNNNNNNNNNNNNNNNNNNNNNNNNNNNNNNNNNNNNNNNNNNNNNNNNNNNNNNNNNNNNNNNNNNNNNNNNNNNNNNNNNNNNNNNNNNNNNNNNNNNNNNNNNNNNNNNNNNNNNNNNNNNNNNNNNNNNNNNNNNNNNNNNNNNNNNNNNNNNNNNNNNATTTCATcggtgtttttcttcttcccttgaaATTAGCCCTCATGAACCATCCTTTACTTCATATCTtcaaaaaaatatggtaatttttCCCACAGAATCCGAAATTAGCTTGAGCTCTGGAATCAAGATGAGGATTCCTGAAATAGCCACTgttatgaggattttttttctttgcgtacttcagcctctgtgtgtgtttgcatgtgcgtggGTGTATGTGCATTCTAGTGTCTTNNNNNNNNNNNNNNNNNNNNNNNNNNNNNNNNNNNNNNNNNNNNNNNNNNNNNTTAAGTACTCCTTggctacccccccccacacacacaaaaaaggaaaaacgttttGGAGATGCGGAATAGAGCAGCcctacacacataataaaataactaattttatttattttaccattaATAAACTCCCTTCGCCCCGCACAACCACCATTTTCATCCGTTCATTAACACTCCCGACTCCAGAGGGAAGCAATTCGcaagaaatctgaaaaaaacagtaaagtttTCACTCTACCAGTTCTTGCATCAGTCTCTCGTTCCCTCCATCTGCCGAGCTTNNNNNNNNNNNNNNNNNNNNNNNNNNNNNNNNNNNNNNNNNNNNNNNNNNNNNNNNNNNNNNNNNNNNNNNNNNATTCAGTCGTTTANNNNNNNNNNNNNNNNNNNNNNNNNNNNNNNNNNNNNNNNNNNNNNNNNNNNNNNNNNNNNNNNNNNNNNNNNNNNNNNNNNNNNNNNNNNNNNNNNNNNNNNNNNNNNNNNNNNNNNNNNNNNNNNNNNNNNNNNNNNNNNNNNNNNNNNNNNNNNNNNNNNNNNNATGAACCATAAATACCAActaaaagaaaacgggggacgggagaaagaaaacggacgggggaggaaaagaaaacgaacggCAACCCACCAAAAGCAAGCTGATCCACCTCATCAGCAAACTGGCTTGGCAAGACCCGCTGTTCCCGCTACCCAAGATCCCTCCCGCATTACGTTCGGGACAGCTGATCGTTTTTCACGAGTTGGGTTCGGTTAATGGAGTATTTACAGCGGTCTCTTCCGGTTTGCGTTCGTGCCNNNNNNNNNNNNNNNNNNNNNNNNNNNNNNNNNNNNNTTATACCTGTTCAGCAAGATGATTTATCCGTAATATGATGATACCTGTGTGAGAATTATGAGTGTGTCTTATTTGTACCTGTGCCTGTGNNNNNNNNNNNNNNNNNNNNNNNNNNNNNNNNNNNNNNNCATAGGTTTTTGGTACTGNNNNNNNNNNNNNNNNNNNNNNNNNNNNNNNNNNNNNNNNNNNNNNNNNNNNNNNNNNNNNNNNNNNNNNNNNNNNNNNNNNNNNNNNNNNNNNNNNNNNNNNNNNNNNNNNNNNNNNNNNNNNNNNNNNNNNNNNNNNNNNNNNNNNNNNNNNNNNNNNNNNNNNNNNNNNNNNNNNNNNNNNNNNNNNNNNNNNNNNNNNNNNNNNNNNNNNNNNNNNNNNNNNNNNNNNNNNNNNNNNNNNNNNNNNNNNNNNNNNNNNNNNNNNNNNNNNNNNNNNNNNNNNNNNNNNNNNNNNNNNNNNNNNNNNNNNNNNNNNNNNNNNNNNNNNNNNNNNNNNNNNNNNNNNNNNNNNNNNNNNNNNNNNNNNNNNNNNNNNNNNNNNNNNNNNNNNNNNNNNNNNNNNNNNNNNNNNNACTGCAGCCTATCCaagtatatgcaaatacatttttcccctttttttcctttttcctggccGTTCCCCCAGATGCGTCGCTGCAGGAGGAGGCAGGCGGAGGCAATTTGCTGCAAGGATTGGCCGGCTGCAATGGCTATTCTCTTGCATAAGCCGGGCGCGTGCATTCGCCTGCACTATTAAATGTCCTGACTCTGGgtcgtgtacatgtgtgtggggaGCCTGCGGGCNNNNNNNNNNNNNNNNNNNNNNNNNNNNNNNNNNNNNNNNNNNNNNNNNNNNNNNNNNNNNNNNNNNNNNNNNNNNNNNNNNNNNNNNNNNNNNNNNNNNNNNNNNNNNNNNNNNNNNNNNNNNNNNNNNNNNNNNNNNNNNNNNNNNNNNNNNNNNNNNNNNNNNNNNNNNNNNNNNNNNNNNNNNNNNNNNNNNNNNNNNNNNNNNNNNNNNNNNNNNNNNNNNNNNNNNNNNNNNNNNNNNNNNNNNNNNNNNNNNNNNNNNNNNNNNNNNNNGTCATTTGCGCCTGCGCATGTACACATATaacctgctgtgtgtgtgtggaactgcGGCGGAAAACGTTCTCATGATGCATTTTCTACACATGTTATAGAGACGGACTCCATTTACTTTCGTGCACACACTGTNNNNNNNNNNNNNNNNNNNNNNNNNNNNNNNNNNNNNNNNNNNNNNNNNNNNNNNNNNNNNNNNNNNNNNNNNNNNNNNNNNNNNNNNNNNNNNNNNNNNNNNNNNNNNNNNNNNNNNNNNNNNNNNNNNNNNNNNNNNNNNNNNNNNNNNNNNNNNNNNNNNNNNNNNNNNNNNNNNNNNNNNNNNNNNNNNNNNNNNNNNNNNNNNNNNNNNNNNNNNNNNNNNNNNNNNNNNNNNNNNNNNNNNNNNNNNNNNNNNNNNNNNNNNNNNNNNNNNNNNNNNNNNNNNNNNNNNNNNNNNNNNNNNNNNNNNNNNNNNNNNNNNNNNNNNNNNNNNNNNNNNNNNNNNNNNNNNNNNNNNNNNNNNNNNNNNNNNNNNNNNNNNNNNNNNNNNNNNNNNNNNNNNNNNNNNNNNNNNNNNNNNNNNNNNNNNNNNNNNNNNNNNNNNNNNNNNNNNNNNNNNNNNNNNNNNNNNNNNNNNNNNNNNNNNNNNNNNNNNNNNNNNNNNNNNNNNNNNNNNNNNNNNNNNNNNNNNNNNNNNNNNNNNNNNNNNNNNNNNNNNNNNNNNNNNNNNNNNNNNNNNNNNNNNNNNNNNNNNNNNNNNNNNNNNNNNNNNNNNNNNNNNNNNNNNNNNNNNNNNNNNNNNNNNNNNNNNNNNNNNNNNNNNNNNNNNNNNNNNNNNNNNNNNNNNNNNNNNNNNNNNNNNNNNNNNNNNNNNNNNNNNNNNNNNNNNNNNNNNNNNNNNNNNNNNNNNNNNNNNNNNNNNNNNNNNNNNNNNNNNNNNNNNNNNNNNNNNNNNNNNNNNNNNNNNNNNNNNNNNNNNNNNNNNNNNNNNNNNNNNNNNNNNNNNNNNNNNNNNNNNNNNNNNNNNNNNNNNNNNNNNNNNNNNNNNNNNNNNNNNNNNNNNNNNNNNNNNNNNNNNNNNNNNNNNNNNNNNNNNNNNNNNNNNNNNNNNNNNNNNNNNNNNNNNNNNNNNNNNNNNNNNNNNNNNNNNNNNNNNNNNNNNNNNNNNNNNNNNNNNNNNNNNNNNNNNNNNNNNNNNNNNNNNNNNNNNNNNNNNNNNNNNNNNNNNNNNNNNNNNNNNNNNNNNNNNNNNNNNNNNNNNNNNNNNNNNNNNNNNNNNNNNNNNNNNNNNNNNNNNNNNNNNNNNNNNNNNNNNNNNNNNNNNNNNNNNNNNNNNNNNNNNNNNNNNNNNNNNNNNNNNNNNNNNNNNNNNNNNNNNNNNNNNNNNNNNNNNNNNNNNNNNNNNNNNNNNNNNNNNNNNNNNNNNNNNNNNNNNNNNNNNNNNNNNNNNNNNNNNNNNNNNNNNNNNNNNNNNNNNNNNNNNNNNNNNNNNNNNNNNNNNNNNNNNNNNNNNNNNNNNNNNNNNNNNNNNNNNNNNNNNNNNNNNNNNNNNNNNNNNNNNNNNNNNNNNNNNNNNNNNNNNNNNNNNNNNNNNNNNNNNNNNNNNNNNNNNNNNNNNNNNNNNNNNNNNNNNNNNNNNNNNNNNNNNNNNNNNNNNNNNNNNNNNNNNNNNNNNNNNNNNNNNNNNNNNNNNNNNNNNNNNNNNNNNNNNNNNNNNNNNNNNNNNNNNNNNNNNNNNNNNNNNNNNNNNNNNNNNNNNNNNNNNNNNNNNNNNNNNNNNNNNNNNNNNNNNNNNNNNNNNNNNNNNNNNNNNNNNNNNNNNNNNNNNNNNNNNNNNNNNNNNNNNNNNNNNNNNNNNNNNNNNNNNNNNNNNNNNNNNNNNNNNNNNNNNNNNNNNNNNNNNNNNNNNNNNNNNNNNNNNNNNNNNNNNNNNNNNNNNNNNNNNNNNNNNNNNNNNNNNNNNNNNNNNNNNNNNNNNNNNNNNNNNNNNNNNNNNNNNNNNNNNNNNNNNNNNNNNNNNNNNNNNNNNNNNNNNNNNNNNNNNNNNNNNNNNNNNNNNNNNNNNNNNNNNNNNNNNNNNNNNNNNNNNNNNNNNNNNNNNNNNNNNNNNNNNNNNNNNNNNNNNNNNNNNNNNNNNNNNNNNNNNNNNNNNNNNNNNNNNNNNNNNNNNNNNNNNNNNNNNNNNNNNNNNNNNNNNNNNNNNNNNNNNNNNNNNNNNNNNNNNNNNNNNNNNNNNNNNNNNNNNNNNNNNNNNNNNNNNNNNNNNNNNNNNNNNNNNNNNNNNNNNNNNNNNNNNNNNNNNNNNNNNNNNNNNNNNNNNNNNNNNNNNNNNNNNNNNNNNNNNNNNNNNNNNNNNNNNNNNNNNNNNNNNNNNNNNNNNNNNNNNNNNNNNNNNNNNNNNNNNNNNNNNNNNNNNNNNNNNNNNNNNNNNNNNNNNNNNNNNNNNNNNNNNNNNNNNNNNNNNNNNNNNNNNNNNNNNNNNNNNNNNNNNNNNNNNNNNNNNNNNNNNNNNNNNNNNNNNNNNNNNNNNNNNNNNNNNNNNNNNNNNNNNNNNNNNNNNNNNNNNNNNNNNNNNNNNNNNNNNNNNNNNNNNNNNNNNNNNNNNNNNNNNNNNNNNNNNNNNNNNNNNNNNNNNNNNNNNNNNNNNNNNNNNNNNNN
It contains:
- the LOC119592117 gene encoding glutathione S-transferase Mu 1-like, which gives rise to MVPVLGYWKTRALCQAIRLMLKYTGTEYEEKFYPVGDAPAYDKSEWLSVKFKLGLAFPNLPYYIDGDVKISQSKAIMRYLARKHDLCGTTPEEVIRTDMLEYQLADMQNAFFDVTYEHYDQKDSYTASLPAKMKQYSDFLGSRPWFAGDKLTYIDFLAYEIFDQHLCLDRTCLDGLKNLQAFQKRFEDLEPIRKYMASPDFIRTPICNKYAQFTIAEGK